In Serratia marcescens subsp. marcescens ATCC 13880, a single genomic region encodes these proteins:
- a CDS encoding alkene reductase, whose product MKTEKLLSPLKVGAVTLPNRVFMAPLTRLRSIEPGDIPTPLMAEYYAQRAGAGLIVTEATQISFQAKGYAGAPGLHTPEQIAAWKHITQAVHDKNGHIAVQLWHVGRISHASLQPGGQAPVAPSAINAETRTTVRDETGAWVRVPTSTPRALETSEIPGIINDFRQATANAREAGFDFIELHAAHGYLLHQFMSPASNQRTDQYGGSIENRTRLTLEVVDATIAEWGSEHIGIRISPLGPFNGLDNGEDQEEAALYLVEELNKRNIAYLHISEPDWAGGKPYSDAFRDSVRAHFKGVIVGAGAYTAEKAEALIEKGFIDAVAFGRSYIANPDLVERFRQHAPLNEPKPETFYGGGAEGYTDYPFLAK is encoded by the coding sequence ATGAAGACTGAAAAATTGCTCTCTCCGCTGAAGGTTGGCGCCGTCACCCTGCCCAACCGCGTGTTTATGGCTCCGCTGACGCGTCTGCGCAGCATCGAACCGGGCGATATTCCTACGCCACTGATGGCGGAATACTATGCGCAGCGCGCCGGCGCCGGCCTGATCGTGACCGAAGCGACGCAGATCTCCTTCCAGGCGAAAGGCTACGCCGGCGCGCCGGGCCTGCATACCCCGGAACAGATCGCCGCGTGGAAACACATCACGCAGGCGGTACACGACAAAAACGGCCACATCGCCGTACAGCTGTGGCATGTAGGCCGCATCTCCCACGCCAGCCTGCAGCCGGGCGGACAAGCGCCGGTCGCGCCTTCGGCAATCAACGCCGAAACCCGCACCACCGTGCGAGATGAAACCGGCGCCTGGGTGCGCGTACCGACCTCCACACCGCGCGCGCTGGAAACCAGCGAGATCCCGGGCATCATCAACGATTTCCGCCAGGCAACCGCTAACGCGCGCGAAGCCGGCTTCGACTTCATCGAGCTGCATGCTGCCCACGGCTATCTGCTGCACCAGTTCATGTCACCGGCTTCCAACCAACGCACCGATCAATACGGCGGCAGCATCGAGAATCGCACCCGCCTGACGTTGGAAGTGGTCGACGCCACCATCGCCGAATGGGGTTCCGAACACATCGGTATCCGCATCTCGCCGCTGGGGCCGTTCAACGGGCTGGACAACGGCGAAGATCAGGAAGAAGCGGCGCTGTATCTGGTGGAAGAGCTGAATAAGCGCAACATCGCTTACCTGCACATCTCCGAACCGGACTGGGCCGGCGGCAAACCGTATTCCGACGCCTTCCGCGACTCGGTGCGCGCCCACTTTAAAGGGGTGATCGTCGGCGCCGGCGCCTACACCGCTGAAAAGGCCGAAGCGTTGATCGAAAAAGGTTTTATCGACGCGGTGGCCTTCGGCCGCAGCTACATCGCCAACCCGGATCTGGTAGAGCGTTTCCGTCAGCACGCCCCGCTGAACGAACCTAAGCCGGAAACCTTCTACGGCGGCGGCGCCGAAGGCTATACCGACTATCCGTTTCTGGCGAAGTAA
- a CDS encoding TetR/AcrR family transcriptional regulator, with amino-acid sequence MLGTMMTKSTHCNVDTREHLLATGETLSLRLGFTGMGLSELLATAGVPKGSFYHYFRSKEAFGEAMLQRYFAHYDAEMQALFADRRGDARHQLLGYYAQAISYHCRSECHNACLAVKLSAEVSDLSEPMRHALETGTARVIGHLQEAIERGIAEGSLSVAMSPAATAETLYSLWLGASLRAKIRHSLAPLTSALESIELLLRPPQR; translated from the coding sequence ATGCTCGGCACCATGATGACCAAATCAACGCATTGCAACGTGGATACACGTGAACATCTGCTCGCCACCGGCGAAACCCTCAGCCTGCGCCTAGGCTTTACCGGCATGGGGCTGAGCGAACTGCTGGCCACCGCGGGCGTGCCGAAAGGCTCGTTCTACCACTATTTTCGCTCGAAGGAAGCCTTCGGCGAAGCGATGCTGCAGCGCTATTTCGCGCATTATGATGCAGAAATGCAGGCGCTGTTTGCCGACAGACGCGGCGATGCCCGCCACCAGCTGCTCGGCTATTACGCCCAGGCTATCAGCTACCACTGCCGCAGCGAATGCCACAACGCCTGCCTGGCGGTGAAACTTTCCGCCGAGGTGAGCGATCTGTCGGAACCGATGCGCCATGCGCTGGAAACGGGCACCGCTCGCGTGATCGGCCATCTGCAGGAGGCCATCGAGCGCGGTATCGCCGAGGGCTCACTGTCGGTGGCCATGAGCCCGGCGGCGACCGCGGAAACGCTGTATTCACTGTGGCTCGGTGCCTCGCTGCGCGCCAAGATCCGTCATTCGCTGGCGCCGTTAACCAGCGCGCTGGAAAGCATCGAGTTGCTGCTGCGCCCGCCGCAACGGTAA
- the eptA gene encoding phosphoethanolamine transferase EptA, protein MWLRQRLQCNSLGFTLAAALFFTLFQNALFLHRAWSYITFDSVHSVIFAASMPVVIFCALNIIFSVLTVPYLRKPLIIFFLLGSAAANYFMFSYGVVIDGNMMQNAFETNPQEATALLTPRMGLWLALLGILPAVAVCFTQIRQTRPWWYMVGLRAANVMLSLVVILIVAALFYKDYASLIRNNKSVVKMLTPSNFVAGTIKFTEQRYFTRNLPLVKIGEDARKGPLIARQTKKTLVILVVGETARAENFSLGGYGRETNPRLKQDDVVYFKNASSCGTETAISVPCMFSNMPRKEYDATQATHQEGMLDVLAHAGVNVLWRDNDGGCKGACDRVPHIDMTKLKLPQDCDGEVCMDNVLLYKLNDYINSLKDDGVIVLHQMGSHGPAYYRRSTPEFQAFSPTCNSNQIQDCSHEQLVNTYDNSILYTDAMLDATIKLLRQYDDRFNTALVYLSDHGESLGENGMYLHGTPYVFAPSQQTHVPFLMWMSADYQRNFDIDRQCLNTLAEKDEVSQDNLFHTLLGMLNVQTREYQSQLDILQRCRNAA, encoded by the coding sequence ATGTGGTTACGTCAACGCTTACAGTGCAACAGCCTCGGTTTTACCCTCGCCGCCGCCCTGTTCTTCACTCTGTTTCAAAACGCGTTATTCCTGCATCGCGCCTGGTCGTATATCACCTTCGATAGCGTCCACAGCGTGATTTTCGCGGCCAGCATGCCGGTGGTGATCTTCTGTGCGCTGAATATTATCTTCAGCGTGTTGACCGTGCCCTACCTGCGCAAGCCGTTGATCATCTTTTTCTTGCTCGGCAGCGCCGCAGCCAACTATTTCATGTTCAGCTATGGTGTGGTGATCGATGGCAACATGATGCAAAACGCCTTCGAAACCAACCCCCAGGAGGCGACCGCGCTGCTGACGCCGCGCATGGGATTGTGGCTGGCTCTGCTCGGCATTCTGCCGGCGGTGGCGGTCTGCTTCACCCAAATTCGCCAGACTCGCCCCTGGTGGTACATGGTCGGGCTGCGCGCCGCCAACGTCATGCTGTCGTTGGTAGTGATCCTGATCGTCGCCGCGCTGTTCTACAAAGACTACGCTTCGCTGATCCGCAACAATAAAAGCGTGGTGAAGATGTTGACGCCTTCCAACTTCGTGGCCGGCACCATCAAGTTTACCGAACAGCGTTACTTCACCCGCAATCTGCCGCTGGTCAAGATCGGCGAAGATGCGCGTAAAGGGCCGCTGATCGCCAGGCAGACCAAGAAAACACTGGTGATCCTGGTCGTGGGCGAAACCGCCCGCGCCGAAAACTTCTCCCTCGGCGGTTACGGGCGCGAAACCAACCCGCGCCTGAAGCAGGACGACGTGGTCTACTTCAAGAACGCCAGTTCCTGCGGCACCGAAACGGCGATCTCCGTGCCCTGCATGTTCTCCAACATGCCACGCAAGGAGTACGACGCGACTCAGGCGACGCACCAGGAAGGCATGCTCGACGTGCTGGCGCATGCCGGCGTCAATGTGCTGTGGCGCGATAACGACGGCGGCTGCAAAGGCGCCTGCGACCGGGTGCCGCACATCGACATGACCAAGCTGAAACTGCCGCAGGACTGTGACGGCGAGGTTTGCATGGACAACGTGCTGCTGTACAAGCTGAACGACTACATCAATAGCCTGAAAGACGATGGTGTGATCGTGCTGCACCAGATGGGCAGCCACGGCCCGGCTTACTATCGCCGCAGCACGCCAGAGTTCCAGGCGTTTTCACCGACCTGCAACAGTAATCAGATCCAGGATTGCAGCCATGAACAGTTGGTGAACACCTACGACAACTCAATCCTGTATACCGACGCGATGCTCGATGCCACCATCAAGCTGCTGCGGCAGTATGACGATCGGTTCAATACCGCGCTGGTCTATTTGTCCGATCACGGCGAATCGCTGGGGGAGAACGGCATGTATCTGCACGGCACGCCTTATGTCTTCGCGCCGAGCCAACAAACGCACGTGCCTTTCCTGATGTGGATGTCGGCCGACTATCAGCGCAATTTCGACATCGATCGCCAGTGTCTGAATACGTTGGCGGAAAAGGACGAGGTTTCACAGGACAACCTGTTCCACACCCTGTTGGGCATGCTGAACGTACAGACCCGCGAATATCAATCCCAGTTGGATATCCTGCAGCGTTGCCGCAACGCGGCGTAG